GAGGAAGATATGAATCTGGTATTTCTTCTGTAAGCATTTCAACTTTCACCCATTCTTTGTTTTTAGATGATTTTCTgagagcatcaataactgcttgaaTGTACTGGCCATCTTCAAATGTTGCTGCCATTGCAACAGGTTCTTTCACCCAACACTGCTTGTCTTCAACTGATATAAAAGCTTCTCTCAATGCACTTACTATTTTAACAAACCCTTTCAAGTACAGCTTTGGCAAAATTAAACTCATATTATTTGTGTTAAGTCCATCTGGGGTTTCTgctaataatgatgatgatgaaacACCTTTCATGCACTTTGGTGAATACTTGAGGTCTTCAACATCAAGAAAAAGAACATCTTCCTTGATGGAGTCTTTTTTCTGACCATACAGATCTCCTCCTCTAACAGCAACATGTCCCTTTGTGCCACATACAAGAACTTCCTGGTTAAACTGGCCTGGAAGATGGTTGTTCAAAGTTACAGTGGAGCATGATCCTCCTTCTAGTTCCATTTGGAATGTGCAGAAGTCATCACTACTTATCTGTCGAATTCCATGGATGTGTTCAGTAGTTTTGGTATATGTGCGGATCATCCCATGAACTTTCACAGCTCTTTTGCTTGTTAAGTAACATATAATATCTATTATGTGGCTTCCTACGTTTGTCAAAATGCCTCCACCCATTACTTCCTCGCACATCCAGTCATACTGTTTACGTAATAGGCTACCACACTGAACACGAATATCACATACAGTAATTTCACCAATATACCCTTCATCTATAGCCTTTTTCATTTGAATGAATACTGGCAAAAACCTGAGGCTATGACATAAAACAGATATAAGTGATGGATAATACTGGGCAGCTCTAACCATCTTCAACACTTCATTTTGACTTAACCCAGCAGGCTTATCACATAAAACATGTTTACCAATTCCTAGTGCTTTCACTGTAATTTGCGAATGAAGATGAGGAGAACATACAATACACACTAAATCCACATCTTTACGCAACAATACTTCATCTACTTTATTTGTAGAAAAAGGTATGGCTAACTGTTTGGCCACTTTCTCAGCATCCTCTTGTGTACGACCCCATATCGCTTCAACCCTGAACCCACGCGTACGAAAGCAAGGAACCAATACATAAACAATTTTTCCAGTCCCAAAAATGCCAACCCCTGGCAACATGACTGATGAATTACATTTGTACTTCTCATACGATAATCGACATAC
This sequence is a window from Tachypleus tridentatus isolate NWPU-2018 chromosome 5, ASM421037v1, whole genome shotgun sequence. Protein-coding genes within it:
- the LOC143250791 gene encoding glucose-fructose oxidoreductase domain-containing protein 1; this encodes MLPGVGIFGTGKIVYVLVPCFRTRGFRVEAIWGRTQEDAEKVAKQLAIPFSTNKVDEVLLRKDVDLVCIVCSPHLHSQITVKALGIGKHVLCDKPAGLSQNEVLKMVRAAQYYPSLISVLCHSLRFLPVFIQMKKAIDEGYIGEITVCDIRVQCGSLLRKQYDWMCEEVMGGGILTNVGSHIIDIICYLTSKRAVKVHGMIRTYTKTTEHIHGIRQISSDDFCTFQMELEGGSCSTVTLNNHLPGQFNQEVLVCGTKGHVAVRGGDLYGQKKDSIKEDVLFLDVEDLKYSPKCMKGVSSSSLLAETPDGLNTNNMSLILPKLYLKGFVKIVSALREAFISVEDKQCWVKEPVAMAATFEDGQYIQAVIDALRKSSKNKEWVKVEMLTEEIPDSYLPLCERQTPF